One Purpureocillium takamizusanense chromosome 1, complete sequence genomic window carries:
- a CDS encoding uncharacterized protein (COG:S~EggNog:ENOG503NW8F), whose translation MKCRSTFVRRDLLLRHDRTVHAKDGGVPLHSDGKRRAGGPKTRTIGGPSKASLPLDTSTLEQMEAGSDGIFDVEAAAMLVADLHHKATAAMRADDGTYDDSASMAYSPRSSSIVESTVTYPSGAIALPQMQWDGFMPAEPKAHSISSSASGSFDSHQSFASGSTVQPNAHQLPSIVGQNANGLVPALQTMINSLPNSGAGTPVPHSPSDASHAGVRPPQVSGDEERNAILDTIRSYDREHAIPDGFRLPGLGSLNRYLSTYFGMFHHHLPFLHPTSFSASQMSPPLLLAVLSIGALYAFDQDQAYMLHIGSKVLVNQFLQNKENFSSRKCPLWTMQSSLLNMIFASWSGDPKGLEWACSIKSLLANMVAGNRYELKLRQEARGTSQPTRAEWVEDEGCRRTYYAVYIFFGLLTLTYNHTPAISFNEFEDLQLPSTEGLWNLQVADDAVWREHLGSSPAVTFMEAHDNLFQGEGLRYSAFATRVMINALFLEVWYHKRSPEALQDVVTEYKLRLALETWEKSLDMCEPESVAVPLSAPHKGHHPLIFNAKAMYRNARARLEVDLKSVQEALRYHDPYEVAAAMSHARDRVKRSSEMITVIQECYNCIETAVVQGIRWVARTSPTSWSVEHPLCGMDLMIILSLWLYRLEHDEEPATVEEVDMYNKVRQLFKKELNDGYTTQLSSVVARLWGSMLDEVVVWGITRLMGESFKLHSQALVGYVDDPEASSNVSTPSMISQGADEDSVY comes from the exons ATGAAGTGTAGAAGCACGTTTGTCCGTCGCGACCTTCTTCTCCGACACGACAGGACGGTTCATGCCAAAGATGGAGGCGTTCCTCTGCACAGCGACGGCaagcgccgtgccggcggTCCCAAGACGCGTACCATCGGCGGCCCCTCCAAGGCTTCCTTGCCTCTGGATACGTCCACTTTGGAGCAAATGGAGGctggcagcgacggcatcTTCGACGTAGAAGCTGCCGCGATGCTTGTCGCCGACCTGCACCACAAGGCAACGGCCGCCATGCGTGCCGATGATGGAACTTACGACGACAGCGCTTCCATGGCGTACTCGCCGCGGAGTTCTTCCATCGTGGAATCGACTGTTACGTACCCGTCGGGAGCCATTGCCCTGCCTCAGATGCAGTGGGATGGCTTCATGCCTGCCGAGCCCAAGGCGCACTCGATCTCATCTAGCGCCTCTGGATCTTTCGACTCGCATCAGTCGTTCGCAAGTGGCAGCACCGTCCAGCCGAATGCCCATCAGCTTCCTTCGATTGTGGGCCAAAACGCCAACGGCCTGGTTCCAGCTTTACAGACAATGATCAACTCGCTACCAAACTCGGGTGCAGGAACCCCCGTCCCGCATAGTCCCTCAGATGCCTCTCACGCCGGAGTCAGGCCCCCTCAAgtcagcggcgacgaggaacgcAACGCGATCCTGGACACGATCCGCAGCTACGATCGGGAACACGCCATTCCCGATGGCTTCCGGCTGCCTGGCCTAGGCTCGCTGAACCGATATCTGTCAACGTATTTTGGCATGTTTCACCATCACCTACCGTTTTTGCACCCCACTTCGTTCTCCGCCTCACAGATGTCGCCTCCGCTGTTGCTCGCGGTGCTGAGTATTGGCGCGTTGTACGCTTTCGACCAAGATCAGGCCTACATGCTCCACATCGGATCCAAGGTTCTCGTCAACCAGTTCCTGCAAAACAAGGAGAACTTCAGCTCACGAAAGTGTCCTCTATGGACCATGCAGAGCTCCCTGCTCAACATGATCTTCGCCAGTTGGAGCGGTGACCCCAAGGGGCTGGAGTGGGCATGTTCGATCAAGAGCCTGCTCGCCAACATGGTGGCCGGCAACAGGTACGAGCTGAAGCTTCGTCAGGAGGCCCGAGGCACGTCGCAGCCCACGCGCGCGGAGTGggtcgaagacgagggctgccgccgtaCCTATTACGCGGTGTACATCTTCTTCGGCCTGCTCACGCTGACATACAACCACACTCCGGCCATTAGCTTCAACGAGTTCGAGGACCTGCAGCTGCCCTCGACGGAAGGCCTGTGGAACCTGCAGGTGGCAGACGACGCGGTGTGGAGGGAGCATCTCGGCTCGTCCCCGGCTGTGACCTTCATGGAGGCGCACGATAACCTCTTCCAGGGCGAGGGGCTGCGATACAGTGCGTTCGCGACGCGTGTCATGATCAACGCCCTGTTCCTCGAGGTCTGGTATCACAAGCGAAGCCCTGAGGCGCTCCAGGACGTGGTGACCGAGTACAagctccgtctcgccctcgagacgTGGGAAAAGTCACTGGACATGTGCGAGCCCGAGTCCGTGGCTGTCCCGCTCAGCGCTCCGCACAAGGGCCACCACCCACTAATTTTCAACGCCAAGGCCATGTATCGCAACGCGCGAGCACGGCTCGAGGTGGACCTCAAGAGCGTGCAGGAGGCACTGCGATACCACGACCCAtacgaggtggcggcggccatgtcccATGCTCGGGATCGCGTAAAGCGCTCGAGCGAGATGATCACGGTCATTCAGGAATGCTACAACTGCATCGAGACGGCCGTGGTCCAGGGCATCAGGTGGGTCGCccgcacctcgccgacgagctggagTGTCGAGCACCCCCTTTGCGGCATGGACCTCATGATCATCCTGTCGCTGTGGCTCTATCGCCTGGAACATGACGAAGAGCCCGCaacggtggaggaggtggacaTGTACAACAAGGTTCGACAGCTCTTCAAGAAGGAGCTGAACGACGGCTACACGACTCAGCTTAGCTCCGTTGTTGCCCGGCTCTGGGGCTCCATGCTGGACGAAGTTGTGGTCTGGGG AATCACACGCCTGATGGGCGAGTCTTTCAAGCTGCACTCGCAGGCTCTCGTCGGTTACGTCGACGACCCCGAAGCTTCCTCAAACGTGTCGACACCCTCGATGATTTCGCAgggtgccgacgaggacagcgtGTATTAA
- a CDS encoding uncharacterized protein (SECRETED:SignalP(1-20~SECRETED:cutsite=VTA-LC~SECRETED:prob=0.7246)~CAZy:GH16~TransMembrane:1 (n3-14c20/21o330-350i)~EggNog:ENOG503NZM7~COG:G): MRLSAIALLGCAAVPRLVTALCECGYSAKGPDAGDGPWLFTGALESDFTNIADIAKYSEWTRQKFDVTAAAGRGKYAKSFVVDNVVSRPRKADGDDGGLDLIVGSALKDEAVPAAEVDSANHDMHWGSFRTGMKLTAVNGTCGAFFWYFNDTQEIDMEFLSREFDPVNKVYPVNLVIQSPASKLAGYDASKTGLFKTVNLTFDPTADFHEYRFDYMPGRVIFYADSKRLAEMKGAEMPSDAGHLILQHWSNGNPLWSGGPPTRDAVMTVSYVKAYFNSTAPLDSWTKTCADKKVPVCEIPDGTATNASTGGPFLTDHKGRESRGARATDGMGVLGLVMATGSVTALALLLL; encoded by the exons ATGCGCCTGTCGGCGATTGCTCTGCTGgggtgcgccgccgtgccacGGCTGGTAACGGCCTTGTGCGAATGCGGATACTCGGCCAAGGGCCCCGACGCGGGTGACGGCCCCTGGCTCTTCACGGGCGCGCTCGAGAGTGACTTCACCAACATTGCCGACATCGCCAAGTACTCGGAGTGGACGCGACAAAAGTTTgacgtgacggcggcggcgggccgcggcAAGTACGCCAAGTCGTTTGTCGTAGACAACGTGGTGTCGCGGCCCAGGAaggcggacggcgacgacggcgggctcgaCCTGATAGTCGGCAGTGCGCTCAAGGAtgaggcggtgccggcggccgaggtggactCTGCCAACCACGACATGCACTGGGGATCGTTTCGGACGGGCATGAAGCTGACGGCGGTCAACGGCACATGCGGAGCCTTTTTCTGG TACTTCAACGACACGCAGGAGATCGACATGGAGTTCCTCTCGCGCGAGTTCGACCCGGTCAACAAGGTGTACCCCGTCAACCTCGTGATCcagtcgccggcgtcgaagcTCGCGGGCTACGACGCCAGCAAGACGGGCCTGTTCAAGACGGTCAACCTGACGTTCGACCCGACAGCCGACTTTCACGAGTACCGCTTCGACTACATGCCGGGGCGCGTCATCTTCTACGCCGACAGCAAGCGCTTGGCTGAGATGAAGGGGGCCGAGATGCCCTCGGACGCCGGCCACCTCATCCTGCAGCACTGGAGCAACGGCAACCCGCTGTGGTCAGGCGGTccgccgacgcgcgacgccgtcatgaCGGTCAGCTACGTCAAGGCCTACTTTAATTCGACTGCCCCGCTGGACTCGTGGACCAAGACATGCGCCGACAAGAAGGTGCCCGTGTGTGAGATACCcgacggcaccgccaccAACGCCAGCACGGGCGGCCCGTTTCTAACGGACCACAAGGGTCGCGAgagccgaggcgctcgcgcgACCGATGGCATGGGAGTGCTGGGGCTTGTCATGGCCACGGGCAGTGTGACGGCGCTTgcactgctgctgttgtAG
- a CDS encoding uncharacterized protein (COG:S~EggNog:ENOG503NW8F), which produces MPGASVAVLPPPAASTSSSRKASLAPERKYKCQFCNRAFSRSEHRSRHERSHTKERPFKCMKCRSTFVRRDLLLRHDRTVHAKDGGVPLHSDGKRRAGGPKTRTIGGPSKASLPLDTSTLEQMEAGSDGIFDVEAAAMLVADLHHKATAAMRADDGTYDDSASMAYSPRSSSIVESTVTYPSGAIALPQMQWDGFMPAEPKAHSISSSASGSFDSHQSFASGSTVQPNAHQLPSIVGQNANGLVPALQTMINSLPNSGAGTPVPHSPSDASHAGVRPPQVSGDEERNAILDTIRSYDREHAIPDGFRLPGLGSLNRYLSTYFGMFHHHLPFLHPTSFSASQMSPPLLLAVLSIGALYAFDQDQAYMLHIGSKVLVNQFLQNKENFSSRKCPLWTMQSSLLNMIFASWSGDPKGLEWACSIKSLLANMVAGNRYELKLRQEARGTSQPTRAEWVEDEGCRRTYYAVYIFFGLLTLTYNHTPAISFNEFEDLQLPSTEGLWNLQVADDAVWREHLGSSPAVTFMEAHDNLFQGEGLRYSAFATRVMINALFLEVWYHKRSPEALQDVVTEYKLRLALETWEKSLDMCEPESVAVPLSAPHKGHHPLIFNAKAMYRNARARLEVDLKSVQEALRYHDPYEVAAAMSHARDRVKRSSEMITVIQECYNCIETAVVQGIRWVARTSPTSWSVEHPLCGMDLMIILSLWLYRLEHDEEPATVEEVDMYNKVRQLFKKELNDGYTTQLSSVVARLWGSMLDEVVVWGITRLMGESFKLHSQALVGYVDDPEASSNVSTPSMISQGADEDSVY; this is translated from the exons ATGCCCGGCGCAAGCGTCGCAGTCCTcccgccaccggcggcctcgacttcATCCTCGCGGAAGGCATCTCTCGCACCAGAACGCAAGTACAAGTGCCAGTTCTGCAACAGAGCCTTCAGCCGGAGCGAACACCGAAGCCGACATGAACGATCCC ACACCAAAGAGCGCCCATTCAAGTGCATGAAGTGTAGAAGCACGTTTGTCCGTCGCGACCTTCTTCTCCGACACGACAGGACGGTTCATGCCAAAGATGGAGGCGTTCCTCTGCACAGCGACGGCaagcgccgtgccggcggTCCCAAGACGCGTACCATCGGCGGCCCCTCCAAGGCTTCCTTGCCTCTGGATACGTCCACTTTGGAGCAAATGGAGGctggcagcgacggcatcTTCGACGTAGAAGCTGCCGCGATGCTTGTCGCCGACCTGCACCACAAGGCAACGGCCGCCATGCGTGCCGATGATGGAACTTACGACGACAGCGCTTCCATGGCGTACTCGCCGCGGAGTTCTTCCATCGTGGAATCGACTGTTACGTACCCGTCGGGAGCCATTGCCCTGCCTCAGATGCAGTGGGATGGCTTCATGCCTGCCGAGCCCAAGGCGCACTCGATCTCATCTAGCGCCTCTGGATCTTTCGACTCGCATCAGTCGTTCGCAAGTGGCAGCACCGTCCAGCCGAATGCCCATCAGCTTCCTTCGATTGTGGGCCAAAACGCCAACGGCCTGGTTCCAGCTTTACAGACAATGATCAACTCGCTACCAAACTCGGGTGCAGGAACCCCCGTCCCGCATAGTCCCTCAGATGCCTCTCACGCCGGAGTCAGGCCCCCTCAAgtcagcggcgacgaggaacgcAACGCGATCCTGGACACGATCCGCAGCTACGATCGGGAACACGCCATTCCCGATGGCTTCCGGCTGCCTGGCCTAGGCTCGCTGAACCGATATCTGTCAACGTATTTTGGCATGTTTCACCATCACCTACCGTTTTTGCACCCCACTTCGTTCTCCGCCTCACAGATGTCGCCTCCGCTGTTGCTCGCGGTGCTGAGTATTGGCGCGTTGTACGCTTTCGACCAAGATCAGGCCTACATGCTCCACATCGGATCCAAGGTTCTCGTCAACCAGTTCCTGCAAAACAAGGAGAACTTCAGCTCACGAAAGTGTCCTCTATGGACCATGCAGAGCTCCCTGCTCAACATGATCTTCGCCAGTTGGAGCGGTGACCCCAAGGGGCTGGAGTGGGCATGTTCGATCAAGAGCCTGCTCGCCAACATGGTGGCCGGCAACAGGTACGAGCTGAAGCTTCGTCAGGAGGCCCGAGGCACGTCGCAGCCCACGCGCGCGGAGTGggtcgaagacgagggctgccgccgtaCCTATTACGCGGTGTACATCTTCTTCGGCCTGCTCACGCTGACATACAACCACACTCCGGCCATTAGCTTCAACGAGTTCGAGGACCTGCAGCTGCCCTCGACGGAAGGCCTGTGGAACCTGCAGGTGGCAGACGACGCGGTGTGGAGGGAGCATCTCGGCTCGTCCCCGGCTGTGACCTTCATGGAGGCGCACGATAACCTCTTCCAGGGCGAGGGGCTGCGATACAGTGCGTTCGCGACGCGTGTCATGATCAACGCCCTGTTCCTCGAGGTCTGGTATCACAAGCGAAGCCCTGAGGCGCTCCAGGACGTGGTGACCGAGTACAagctccgtctcgccctcgagacgTGGGAAAAGTCACTGGACATGTGCGAGCCCGAGTCCGTGGCTGTCCCGCTCAGCGCTCCGCACAAGGGCCACCACCCACTAATTTTCAACGCCAAGGCCATGTATCGCAACGCGCGAGCACGGCTCGAGGTGGACCTCAAGAGCGTGCAGGAGGCACTGCGATACCACGACCCAtacgaggtggcggcggccatgtcccATGCTCGGGATCGCGTAAAGCGCTCGAGCGAGATGATCACGGTCATTCAGGAATGCTACAACTGCATCGAGACGGCCGTGGTCCAGGGCATCAGGTGGGTCGCccgcacctcgccgacgagctggagTGTCGAGCACCCCCTTTGCGGCATGGACCTCATGATCATCCTGTCGCTGTGGCTCTATCGCCTGGAACATGACGAAGAGCCCGCaacggtggaggaggtggacaTGTACAACAAGGTTCGACAGCTCTTCAAGAAGGAGCTGAACGACGGCTACACGACTCAGCTTAGCTCCGTTGTTGCCCGGCTCTGGGGCTCCATGCTGGACGAAGTTGTGGTCTGGGG AATCACACGCCTGATGGGCGAGTCTTTCAAGCTGCACTCGCAGGCTCTCGTCGGTTACGTCGACGACCCCGAAGCTTCCTCAAACGTGTCGACACCCTCGATGATTTCGCAgggtgccgacgaggacagcgtGTATTAA